In Uranotaenia lowii strain MFRU-FL chromosome 2, ASM2978415v1, whole genome shotgun sequence, one genomic interval encodes:
- the LOC129746715 gene encoding cuticle protein 8-like → MAFKFVLLATLVAAVSAGVIPQYGYASSHQTVQQHHTPSYHSVAAPVHHVAAVHAAPVHHVAAIHAAPAHHTIVKEVEHHAPANYEFAYSVHDEHTGDIKSQHETRHGDEVHGQYSLLDSDGHHRVVDYHADHHSGFNAVVRREPTHVKVAQPVHKVIAQPVHVAHVAPVAHHQLSHHQIAPVVHATSSHHGLSHYSTGHHY, encoded by the exons ATGGCTTTcaaa TTCGTCCTTTTGGCCACGCTGGTCGCTGCCGTTAGTGCCGGAGTCATCCCACAATACGGATACGCCTCATCGCACCAGACTGTCCAGCAGCATCACACCCCATCTTATCACTCGGTCGCTGCTCCAGTGCACCACGTGGCTGCTGTTCACGCTGCCCCAGTTCATCATGTTGCTGCCATTCATGCCGCTCCAGCCCATCACACCATCGTGAAGGAAGTCGAGCACCACGCCCCGGCCAATTACGAGTTCGCGTACTCTGTCCACGATGAGCACACCGGGGACATCAAGAGCCAGCACGAAACCCGCCACGGAGATGAGGTCCATGGACAGTACAGCCTGTTGGATTCCGATGGCCATCATCGTGTTGTCGACTATCATGCCGATCACCATTCCGGATTCAACGCCGTCGTTCGTCGGGAACCAACCCACGTCAAGGTCGCCCAGCCAGTGCACAAGGTCATCGCTCAGCCAGTGCATGTTGCCCATGTTGCTCCAGTTGCCCACCATCAGCTGTCCCATCACCAGATTGCCCCAGTTGTCCACGCCACCAGCAGCCATCATGGACTGTCCCATTACAGCACCGGACATCATTACTAA